Proteins from one Camelina sativa cultivar DH55 chromosome 8, Cs, whole genome shotgun sequence genomic window:
- the LOC104705778 gene encoding paired amphipathic helix protein Sin3-like 1 → MMNRTGDSSVASNVQPVRTRTLSEALSFILEVRETFRDQSNRYSTFLKIVHEWKEQKRENRVDFPAVVARVKEVFNGHKNLIIGLNGFLLPADKIPLDDEDDNEEEGSVMSTARHY, encoded by the exons ATGATGAATCGGACTGGTGATTCAAGTGTGGCTTCAAACGTACA GCCTGTAAGAACAAGAACATTAAGTGAAGCTTTGTCATTCATTCTGGAAGTGCGAGAGACGTTTCGTGATCAAAGTAACAGATATTCAACCTTCCTCAAGATAGTGCACGAGTGGAAAGAACA aaagagagagaacaggGTTGATTTTCCTGCTGTGGTTGCTCGAGTGAAGGAGGTGTTCAATGGACACAAAAACTTAATCATCGGACTTAACGGATTTTTGCTACCTGCGGATAAAATACCTcttgatgatgaggatgacaatgaagaagaaggctcaGTTATGTCCACCGCAAGACACTATTGA